A window of Gallaecimonas kandeliae genomic DNA:
ACGCTTTTTTCCCTGGTGGACGCCCAGTCCCCGCCCCCGAACAGGGCCGACGGCATTCGCAGTGCCGTCGCGTCCGCAACGGCAGCCCTTGACCGCGGCGACCCCGACGAGGCGGCCCGGTATTTCATCGACTTCTGGTCTGGCGAGGGCTGCTGGGCCGCGACGCCGGACGAGCGTAAAGCGGCCATGGCCAAAGCCATCGCCAATATCCGCCATTGGCAAAGTGCCCTCTTTGGTGAACCGGCCGGGCTGGCGGCCTTTGCCTCGCTGCAGATGCCCATCCTTTACCTTCAAGGGGGCCGTTCACCCAAGTCGGCCCAGGCCGTCGCCGAGGTCCTGATCCCCGTCCTGCCCAATGTCCGGGTGCTGCGCTTTCCCGAGCTGGGGCATATGGCCCCCGTCACCCATCCCCAGGTGGTCAACGCCGCCATCGCCGATTTTCTTCGGGAGAGCTGGGCCTTGCCTTGAGCGCCTGGTACGCCAAGCGGTTCGCTCTGCCGATAGCGGCAGGAGGCCGGACGGAAAGGCGCCATCCGGCGCCTTTTTTATAGCTGTTTGATTTGGCTAAGGGTTTACCGGGGGAGGGGAGGGAGTTAACCTGCGTTTTACATTTTGCCTGCGATGGATGGGTGAGCCTCGAAGTCAAAGCACTGCTTTGACGCAGGCGAACGCCCGCACACAGGATGTGCGGGCCGGTAGGCCCACCAGGGACGGGTCAGAAGTCGGGATCTGTTGAGGAACTTGTCTAGGGAGTCAGACAACAAGGACTGTCAGGGAGTGGAGGCCCGTCATCTCAAGGGCGGTAGCGTGGGTTTTGATGTGCCCTGCGGGCACGGGCTTTTCATTTGCGGGGGGCGCCCCGCTGGCGCGGTACTTTTGCGGCAAAAGTACCCAAAACCCGGCCCCACGCTTCGCTTGTCCTTCGCCTCTGGTCGCTTGCCGCTGACCGCTGCATACGCGGGTCCAACCACGTATTCCGCTCGCTCGGCGTCCTGCCTCGCGCCAGCTCACGCTCTCGGCGCCTCAGCGCTGCACTTAACGGGGCGAAAGCGCCATCACCATTGGCTTAAGCTTATGGCCTGAGGTCCCGCAGTTTCGTTTGTGCTTCTGCACAACGCTAGGAAGAAACAAGAGCCCAGTACGGCTAACCAGGCTTGCAGGTGAGACCCCGGAGCCCCTTTTAAGTGGAGCGCCTTACCGCCGGGAGTGAAAGGCCTGCCGAGACAGGACGTCGAGGCAGGCGAATACGTGCCGGGAGCGCGTATGAGCCGGTGGCCTCGGAGCGACCAGAGGTAAGGACATCGCGTAACGCCAGGGGCGGTGCCTTTGGATACTTTGTGCGAAAACAAAGTATCCCGCCCGCCGGGGCGGGACCCGGCAAGCAATAAGCCATGCCGCAGGCATATCATCCGCCCTTTTGGCTAAATCAAGACGGTTTGACACGGTTGTCCATTGGACAGCGCCCCTCAGATTTTTGGATGGGCATACAGTATATCCAGGTAAGCCGTGGCAATTTGGCTCCTTTATCACGGACACCTGGCTCGTTTATCTCGGCCATAGATAGCTAAGTTACTGAGAGTAAATGATTTATAAGGTGGTCCGACTTCAAGATAAGAAGCCGGTCCGAGCAGCAAAAGGAGCCGGTGCGTTTTCGCGCAGCCGCTTGAACGGGACTGATGCATTAGTCTTGTAAAAGAGCGAGTTGCACTCATTCGGCAAGGTGGTCTAATGAGTGAAAACGAGCCGGCTTTATACGTCTTGTTATGCGAATTACTTTAAATCAATGGCATGCAAATGAACTATTACATTATCGGCAGTAAATATGGAAATCAGAACGATGGATTTGATGATGTTTTTCCTTTGATGCTGGAAAAAGGTGTCATATCGACTGGGTTTAACTGGGGTGAGGATATGTGTGACTTCGTGGGTAAAAAGCATGAAGTCATAATAAGTCACCTAAAAACAAAATCGGAATCAAAGGAATCTTACTCCACGCTTAAATATTTTTTAAATTTGATGCCTGGAGATTTAATTGCCGTAAAAATACATAGTGCACCATCAGGGAAGCAAGCTCGTCTTGTTATTGGTGCGTACGCGATTGTAAAAGGTATAGACGCTCCTGTTTATAAACGCTGTGATGAACTGGGTCATACAATAGAGGTTGATTTCATTGAGGCTGGTTTAGAATATGAACTTCCTTTTGGGTATGGTCAAACGATTCATAAGGTTGACGATTTAAATAGGATAAAGCCTATCTTTGGTTACTATTCAAATGAAGCGACCAGGCAAGATCATGAAGATAGTAGCTTTTCTTTGAAAACAACTGAAGATGTAGTGGTTGAAGCTACGGCTGGTTATATTTCGTCTCGTGCGCATAATAAAATTCAGAACTTACTAACTATCGAATTGGCTGAAAAGTACGGCCCGGAATTCGTAAAAATAGAGTCAAACTTCATAGACGTATTGGTCGAGTTGGAAGACAGGTTTATTTTATTTGAAGTAAAGTCCTCTTTTTCTGCTGAACGTTGTATACGTGAGGCTCTTGGGCAAATTATGCAATACGGTCATAACCTAAAGAAAAAATCTGGTAAAATTATTGAATATGTTGTAGTTGGTCCTGTAAGTGTCGACGACTCAGAAGACTCATTCTATACATATGTAGCAAATGCTATATCAGAGCCATTCGCTTATAAGCAGGTAGTCGCCTAACACGGCACTCAAGCAAGGACGCGCTAAAGCGCGCCACTTAGCTTGGTGTTAGCGCGCTCAAGTGGCGTTATTCATTTCTCACATCACAAGGAAGACATTCATGGATCGAATTGTGGTTATGTCAGTCAAGCAAGCCCATCTCATTTGGATGCTATCGCTTCTCAACATTAGTCTTGGGTGGTTTATTCCGGGATTCGATGCATTGCGAAATAGCATCAGTGCTGTTGCACTGGAAGCGCCAGCCTATGCCTATACGCATCGCGCTGCGGACATTCTGATCGGAATTTCTATGTGCGTCTTCGGCGTTGGCATGCAACTGTCCATGCGACGCGGTATGTCTTTTTCCATGCTCTCATCCGTTCTCTTTGGCCTTGGCATGATCAGCGCTGGAATATGGACCCTGGAGACGCCTCTTCACTTGCTGTACAACATCTCCATCTTCATGATTGTGCTACCGCTCGCAGTCGCGCTGGAATTTAGTCGCCATGCGCGCTCACCACAGTTCGAGTTGCTCTCATGCGTGATGGCATTTGTCCATGCCCTTATGTTCTGGTTGATCTACGCCGGCTTCATTCCATCTGAGTACAACGGCCTTATCCAGCGCCTCTGGGCATTGCCAACAATGGGCTGGTTTGGTCTGGCAGCCGTTCAAGTTGCCAGAGAAAACGCTGCCGGGGGCATTCCAGCCACCCTGGGCGTGCGCTAACCAATCCTTCCGTTCACACTCATGCCTGTCGCATAGGCCGGTGCGGCACACAGGCTGCTTGACTCCGTCGTCAGGCATATATTCACACATATCGAGGCAGTAAATGGAAAGACTATTTTCATACGGCACCTTGCAGATGGAACAGGTTCAGGAAAAAACCTTTGGTAGAAAACTCAGTGGTGAAAAAGATACCTTAATGGGTTACGTTCTTTCGGACATAAAAATTAAAGATCCAGAGGTAATTAAAACCAGTGGAACAGATACTCATCCAATTCTCAAGTTCACGGGTAATGGCACTGACATCGTAGAAGGCACTGTATTTGAACTAACCCCCTCGGAGTTGGCGCAAGCGGATGAATATGAAGTCGAAGAATATGTGCGCATTCTTGGTGAATTTGAATCAGGAAAGAATGCGTGGGTGTATGTATGCGCTGCAACCGAGCCAGCCAAGAACAGCGATGCCTAGCAAGATGCTGATAGAACTGCATTCTATTGCTGTCCATGCCGCCCCAGGGCTAGTTGTTATCTGAGAAATGAAGTTTAAAACCTATGTGGATTAATGAAGGCAAGTTGGAAGGAAAGTTCGTAATACTTGAACCCTTGCGGATTGAGCATGTGCCTCGATTGAAGTCGGCTGTTCAAGATGGCGAGCCATGGAAGCTGTGGTTTGCGACTGTACCCAGCCCAGAAAATATGGGTGCCTATGTTGAATATGCCATTGAAGCCGGCAAGGCGAGGAATATCGCATATGCAGTCCGTTCAAAGTTGACTGGCGAAATTGTTGGCACCACCCGTTATTATAATGTCGATGAACATAATAGAAGGGCAATGATTGGCTACACATGGTATTCAGCCTCAGCGCAAAGAACGCCTGTCAATACAGAGTGTAAGCTATTGTTGTTGAGCAACCTTTTTGAATCACATGATGCCATCGCCGTTGAGTTCAGGACGCACTTTTTTAACCAAAGGTCCCGCTCCGCCATAGAACGCCTGGGTGCGAAGCTAGATGGCATCCTGCGTCATCATCAGATAATGCCTGATGGATCTCTGAGAGATACGGCTGTCTATTCGATAGTGGCTGCCGAATGGCCAGCGGTAAAAAACAACCTGTTAAGTAAATTAAACTGAAAGACGACTTAAGGTAGCCCAATGCCCTAAGTCGTGGGTGGCGTATGAAAATGCTTCTCTGAATTATTTTTCTGGTGTTATACCGTTAGGATCAGGGAGTGTCTGAAGGTGCCATGTTTTGG
This region includes:
- a CDS encoding alpha/beta fold hydrolase — encoded protein: MPSPNLHVRSVGAGPAVICLHCNASSSGQWRALAEELAADHRVLAPDLYGAGKSAGWPGQHQLSLSDEVAFISPLLGTEPGPLALVGHSYGGAVALVAGLRYPKRIKAMVLFEPTLFSLVDAQSPPPNRADGIRSAVASATAALDRGDPDEAARYFIDFWSGEGCWAATPDERKAAMAKAIANIRHWQSALFGEPAGLAAFASLQMPILYLQGGRSPKSAQAVAEVLIPVLPNVRVLRFPELGHMAPVTHPQVVNAAIADFLRESWALP
- a CDS encoding DUF998 domain-containing protein gives rise to the protein MDRIVVMSVKQAHLIWMLSLLNISLGWFIPGFDALRNSISAVALEAPAYAYTHRAADILIGISMCVFGVGMQLSMRRGMSFSMLSSVLFGLGMISAGIWTLETPLHLLYNISIFMIVLPLAVALEFSRHARSPQFELLSCVMAFVHALMFWLIYAGFIPSEYNGLIQRLWALPTMGWFGLAAVQVARENAAGGIPATLGVR
- a CDS encoding gamma-glutamylcyclotransferase family protein, with the translated sequence MERLFSYGTLQMEQVQEKTFGRKLSGEKDTLMGYVLSDIKIKDPEVIKTSGTDTHPILKFTGNGTDIVEGTVFELTPSELAQADEYEVEEYVRILGEFESGKNAWVYVCAATEPAKNSDA
- a CDS encoding GNAT family N-acetyltransferase — its product is MWINEGKLEGKFVILEPLRIEHVPRLKSAVQDGEPWKLWFATVPSPENMGAYVEYAIEAGKARNIAYAVRSKLTGEIVGTTRYYNVDEHNRRAMIGYTWYSASAQRTPVNTECKLLLLSNLFESHDAIAVEFRTHFFNQRSRSAIERLGAKLDGILRHHQIMPDGSLRDTAVYSIVAAEWPAVKNNLLSKLN